From Anopheles funestus chromosome 3RL, idAnoFuneDA-416_04, whole genome shotgun sequence, a single genomic window includes:
- the LOC125768390 gene encoding ell-associated factor Eaf, with protein sequence MDNRLNIGSEVRELKLGSTFTNAAPSNQFHTIKYDFKPASVDVNKPAVLEISANKQVTVTVPHLDGSGVPNTVFKGNQRDYSRKDCVLILNRATGEITLEQLNSSIVVKKTRIENKAPNPPPTLPTIKVENNTARQSSKTKITTGVRKNAPISFMPKHSPLQGSPSYPHRSPQSAPAWNANNTQQTLPSIPMIGLDDGMDFGTVMPPSSATTSNSSSGATMNNHLNNNIGSSGSGSNSNSNHTNNHHHHQQHSNSSSISSSSSSSGSSNVGNSMAGSTNAGSGMGNNHSNSNSYLNHGSTQNSNNNHHGSGSSGSNHHHHSNHLSVPSSYGGGGGGAVGRNHLHSEPSMPPSVEVSLPPDRDLLPPPVAVTGIGVGASSDPEMMTSSESDGSDDSDSSSSDQESDSSTEDNNDSPVKESIFDPRPDPTIAVTAAAVDLSKDLCLSSNSDSDD encoded by the exons ATGGACAATCGGCTCAACATTGGTTCGGAGGTGCGTGAGCTAAAGCTCGGTTCGACCTTCACCAATGCAGCACCATCGAACCAGTTCCACACGATAAAAT aCGATTTCAAACCCGCCAGTGTCGATGTGAACAAACCGGCGGTGCTGGAAATTAGTGCCAACAAGCAGGTCACCGTTACCGTACCACACCTGG ATGGTTCCGGTGTGCCAAATACCGTCTTCAAGGGCAATCAGCGCGATTATTCGCGGAAAGATTGCGTGCTCATACTAAACCGGGCGACGGGCGAAATTACGCTCGAGCAGCTTAACAGCAGTATCGTGGTGAAGAAGACGAG AATCGAAAACAAGGCACCAAATCCTCCACCAACACTGCCAACGATAAAGGTCGAAAACAACACCGCACGCCAGAGCTCCAAGACGAAGATTACGACCGGCGTGCGGAAGAATGCGCCGATCAGCTTCATGCCAAAGCACTCGCCACTGCAGGGTTCCCCGTCCTATCCGCACCGGAGTCCCCAGTCGGCACCGGC CTGGAATGCCAACAATACTCAACAAACCTTGCCAAGTATTCCGATGATTGGGCTGGACGATGGGATGGACTTTGGTACCGTGATGCCACCGTCCTCCGCCACCACTTCCAACTCCTCGTCGGGTGCTACCATGAACAATCATCTGAATAACAACATCGGCAGCAGCGGAAGTGGCAGTAATTCCAACTCCAACCACACCAataaccaccaccaccatcagcaacaTAGTAACAGTAGTAGCAtaagcagcagtagtagtagtagcggtAGTAGCAACGTGGGCAATAGCATGGCTGGCTCGACCAACGCTGGTAGCGGCATGGGCAACAATCATAGCAACAGCAATAGCTACCTTAATCACGGTTCGACAcagaacagcaacaacaatcacCATGGCAGTGGCAGTAGCGGCAgcaatcatcaccatcatagCAATCACCTCAGCGTGCCGTCATCGtatggcggtggtggtggtggtgcagtCGGTCGGAATCATCTGCACAGCGAACCTTCGATGCCACCGAGCGTAGAGGTCAGTTTGCCGCCCGATCGGGATCTGCTGCCACCGCCGGTAGCCGTCACGGGAATTGGTGTTGGAGCGAGCAGC GATCCGGAAATGATGACATCCTCAGAGTCGGACGGTTCCGATGATTCCGATTCGAGCAGCAGCGACCAGGAATCGGACAGTTCGACCGAAGACAACAACGATTCACCAGTGAAAG AGTCCATTTTTGATCCACGGCCAGATCCAACGATCGCGGTTACCGCCGCCGCGGTAGATCTTAGCAAGGATCTTTGCTTATCATCTAACTCCGATTCGGACGATTAA